A single window of Pieris rapae chromosome 4, ilPieRapa1.1, whole genome shotgun sequence DNA harbors:
- the LOC111003027 gene encoding E3 ubiquitin-protein ligase siah2, which produces MSESSASGRKLVLSTLLETEHYESLIKDLTCTKCNKYMKPPIYLCVDGHSICGLCYEKSYQCHVCKKEFALIRPQILESLANKMMFPCTNEGCPKHANLSLLEKHIAHCQYRIIKCFMARVYGECMWEGRAGEWMDHCFAEHKAKVTDLPFITVNDKWNGKRTEPVLNYFLLKCYERIFNVYQIYDKKGGRMMWTVLVNDDQAEKFYFEVDIFLPNVPSKRIVYRRPCKCEKDADFLEHTQNVFIPIENIFSMLDESESINFTVRIGEVENLPLLETRTGSESLILLNSDYKEEE; this is translated from the exons ATGTCCGAGTCTTCCGCATCCGGAAGAAAAT tggTTCTAAGTACGCTCCTAGAAACAGAACACTACGAGAGTTTAATAAAGGACCTAACGTGTAcaaaatgtaacaaatatatGAAGCCTCCAATATATCTATGTGTGGATGGACATAGTATATGTGGGCTCTGCTATGAGAAGAGCTACCAATGTCATGTTTGCAAG aaAGAGTTCGCGCTGATCCGACCTCAGATTTTAGAGTCATTAGCAAATAAAATGATGTTCCCGTGCACCAACGAGGGATGTCCTAAGCACGCAAATCTCTCGTTACTCGAGAAGCATATTGCACATTGTCAATATCGgatcataaaatgttttatggcTAGAGTTTATG GTGAGTGCATGTGGGAAGGTAGAGCTGGAGAATGGATGGACCACTGTTTTGCTGAACATAAGGCGAAGGTTACTGATCTACCTTTCATCACAGTCAACGATAAATGGAATGGAAAACGGACAGAGCCAGTCCTAAACTACTTCCTACTTAAATGCTACGAGaggatttttaatgtttatcaaatatatgacaaaaaaGGCG gaAGAATGATGTGGACAGTTCTAGTAAATGACGACCAAGCAGAGAAATTCTATTTTGAGGTCGACATATTTCTGCCTAATGTTCCAAGCAAGAGGATCGTGTATAG acGTCCTTGTAAATGCGAAAAGGACGCTGATTTTCTGGAGCATACGCAAAACGTCTTCATtcctattgaaaatattttttccatgcTGGACGAAAGTGAATCAATTAATTTCACAGTTCGAATCG GTGAAGTGGAAAACTTGCCCCTTTTGGAAACGCGCACAGGAAGTGAGAGCCTAATATTGCTTAACAGCGATTATAAAGAAGAAGAATAG